From Drosophila suzukii chromosome 2R, CBGP_Dsuzu_IsoJpt1.0, whole genome shotgun sequence, a single genomic window includes:
- the ena gene encoding protein enabled isoform X10, producing MTEQSIIGARASVMVYDDNQKKWVPSGSSSGLSKVQIYHHQQNNTFRVVGRKLQDHEVVINCSILKGLKYNQATATFHQWRDSKFVYGLNFSSQNDAENFARAMMHALEVLSGRVANNPGGPPTNGNGYEEDMGYRTMTSEDAAILRQNNSIGGHVTPSAQTPTSQTNQNSIPQSPPTPQGHHRTSRNSLSAPPAPQPQQQQQQAQQMGQPGSHYGPTGNGPASNGLPPQVNPQIPPAPQQPQQQQFQQQQQQQYQQMVQVQAGYAPSQQYQQPHYVLSNSNPNLTVHQYPTQQPQPPQQQQAPQPPLQNGGMYMVGHGHLPSSASANSVVYASQQQMLPQAHPQAPQAPAMPGPGYGGPPIPPPQQQPENPYGQVPMPPPMNPSQQQQPGQVPLNRMSSQGGQGGPPAPAPPPPPPSFGGAAGGGPPPPAPPQMFNGAPPPPAMGGGAPPAPPAPPAMGGGPPPPPGGPGAPPPPPPPPGLGGAPKKDDPQADLMGSLASQLQQFKLKKNKTTTSAPENSGSSTSSGGSGNYGTIGRSSANGMASMMDEMAKTLARRRAQAEKKDPDPEPEMKKRPWEKSNTLPHKLSGGAGSGAAGNGHEGANGNSGGAGSNTTNSGGESPRPMRKRFGSASEETILKQVNGDGLSLALSNGDLDTLKAEIVREMRLEIQKVKNEIIDAIKSEFNRR from the exons TGAGCAGAGTATTATCGGGGCCCGGGCCTCTGTGATGGTGTACGATGACAACCAGAAGAAATGGGTGCCCTCGGGCAGTTCGTCGGGATTGAGCAAGGTGCAGATCTACCATCACCAGCAGAACAACACCTTCAGGGTGGTGGGGCGAAAACTGCAGGATCACGAGGTGGTGATCAACTGTTCCATTCTGAAGGGACTGAAGTACAACCAGGCCACGGCTACTTTTCATCAGTGGCGCGACTCGAAATTCGTCTACGGGTTGAACTTCTCGAGCCAAAATGATGCGGAGAACTTTGCTAGGGCCATGATGCATGCCCTGGAA GTGCTCAGCGGTCGCGTGGCGAACAATCCAGGGGGACCGCCCACAAATGGCAATGGCTACGAGGAGGACATGGGCTATCGCACGATGACCAGCGAGGATGCGGCCATTCTGCGCCAGAACAACAGCATAGGTGGCCACGTCACGCCCTCGGCCCAGACGCCCACCTCGCAGACCAACCAGAACAGTATCCCCCAGAGCCCGCCGACGCCCCAGGGTCACCACCGCACCAGCAG GAATTCCCTCAGCGCCCCACCGGCACCACAGccccagcaacagcagcagcaggcgcaGCAGATGGGTCAGCCGGGATCCCACTACGGACCCACCGGCAACGGACCAGCTTCCAACGGCCTGCCACCGCAGGTGAACCCACAGATTCCGCCGGCTCCGCAGCAGCCGCAACAACAACAGtttcagcagcagcagcagcagcaatatcAGCAGATGGTCCAGGTCCAGGCGGGCTATGCGCCCTCTCAG CAGTATCAGCAACCCCACTACGTGCTCTCCAATTCTAATCCCAATCTCACTGTGCACCAATACCCGACACAGCAGCCTCAgccgccgcagcagcagcaagcGCCACAGCCGCCGCTCCAGAACGGTGGGATGTACATGGTGGGCCATGGCCACCTTCCGAGCTCCGCGAGCGCCAACAGTGTCGTGTACGCCAGCCAGCAGCAGATGCTCCCGCAGGCGCATCCGCAGGCACCTCAAGCGCCGGCGATGCCGGGACCGGGCTATGGAGGTCCTCCGATCCCTCCACCCCAGCAGCAGCCGGAGAATCCCTACGGACAGGTGCCCATGCCGCCGCCAATGAATCCGTCGCAACAACAGCAGCCCGGCCAGGTGCCTCTCAACCGAATGAGCAGCCAGGGTGGACAGGGTGGCCCACCGGCCCCTGCTCCGCCCCCGCCACCACCTAGTTTTGGTGGAGCTGCTGGAGGAGGTCCTCCGCCTCCGGCTCCTCCACAAATGTTTAATGGCGCACCGCCGCCGCCAGCCATGGGTGGCGGAGCACCGCCGGCTCCTCCGGCGCCTCCAGCTATGGGAGGCGGACCACCACCGCCTCCGGGTGGACCAGGAGcaccaccacctccacctCCGCCGCCGGGATTGGGAGGAGCGCCCAAGAAGGATGATCCCCAGGCCGATCTCATGGGCTCACTAGCTTCACAGCTCCAACAGTTCAAGCTCAAAAAGAATAAG ACCACCACCTCTGCTCCGGAGAATAGCGGCAGCAGCACCTCCAGCGGAGGCAGCGGCAACTATGGAACCATCGGACGCAGCTCAGCCAACGGCATGGCCTCAATGATGGACGAGATGGCTAAGACGCTGGCACGACGACGCGCCCAAGCGGAGAAGAAGGAT CCCGATCCTGAGCCCGAGATGAAGAAGCGACCCTGGGAGAAGTCCAACACACTTCCCCACAAGTTGAGCGGCGGCGCTGGCAGCGGAGCAGCTGGAAATGGCCATGAAGGAGCGAACGGGAACTCGGGCGGAGCTGGAAGCAACACAACGAATAGTGGCGGAGAGTCCCCACGGCCCATGCGCAAACGTTTCGGTAGTGCCAGCGAGGAGACCATTCTCAAG CAGGTCAATGGCGATGGCCTGTCGCTGGCGCTGTCCAATGGCGACTTGGACACCTTGAAGGCTGAGATAGTGCGCGAAATGCGACTGGAAATCCAGAAGGTCAAAAACGAGATCATAGATG ctatcaaatcGGAATTCAATCGAAGATAG
- the ena gene encoding protein enabled isoform X9 — protein sequence MLCEQSIIGARASVMVYDDNQKKWVPSGSSSGLSKVQIYHHQQNNTFRVVGRKLQDHEVVINCSILKGLKYNQATATFHQWRDSKFVYGLNFSSQNDAENFARAMMHALEVLSGRVANNPGGPPTNGNGYEEDMGYRTMTSEDAAILRQNNSIGGHVTPSAQTPTSQTNQNSIPQSPPTPQGHHRTSRNSLSAPPAPQPQQQQQQAQQMGQPGSHYGPTGNGPASNGLPPQVNPQIPPAPQQPQQQQFQQQQQQQYQQMVQVQAGYAPSQQYQQPHYVLSNSNPNLTVHQYPTQQPQPPQQQQAPQPPLQNGGMYMVGHGHLPSSASANSVVYASQQQMLPQAHPQAPQAPAMPGPGYGGPPIPPPQQQPENPYGQVPMPPPMNPSQQQQPGQVPLNRMSSQGGQGGPPAPAPPPPPPSFGGAAGGGPPPPAPPQMFNGAPPPPAMGGGAPPAPPAPPAMGGGPPPPPGGPGAPPPPPPPPGLGGAPKKDDPQADLMGSLASQLQQFKLKKNKTTTSAPENSGSSTSSGGSGNYGTIGRSSANGMASMMDEMAKTLARRRAQAEKKDPDPEPEMKKRPWEKSNTLPHKLSGGAGSGAAGNGHEGANGNSGGAGSNTTNSGGESPRPMRKRFGSASEETILKQVNGDGLSLALSNGDLDTLKAEIVREMRLEIQKVKNEIIDAIKSEFNRR from the exons TGAGCAGAGTATTATCGGGGCCCGGGCCTCTGTGATGGTGTACGATGACAACCAGAAGAAATGGGTGCCCTCGGGCAGTTCGTCGGGATTGAGCAAGGTGCAGATCTACCATCACCAGCAGAACAACACCTTCAGGGTGGTGGGGCGAAAACTGCAGGATCACGAGGTGGTGATCAACTGTTCCATTCTGAAGGGACTGAAGTACAACCAGGCCACGGCTACTTTTCATCAGTGGCGCGACTCGAAATTCGTCTACGGGTTGAACTTCTCGAGCCAAAATGATGCGGAGAACTTTGCTAGGGCCATGATGCATGCCCTGGAA GTGCTCAGCGGTCGCGTGGCGAACAATCCAGGGGGACCGCCCACAAATGGCAATGGCTACGAGGAGGACATGGGCTATCGCACGATGACCAGCGAGGATGCGGCCATTCTGCGCCAGAACAACAGCATAGGTGGCCACGTCACGCCCTCGGCCCAGACGCCCACCTCGCAGACCAACCAGAACAGTATCCCCCAGAGCCCGCCGACGCCCCAGGGTCACCACCGCACCAGCAG GAATTCCCTCAGCGCCCCACCGGCACCACAGccccagcaacagcagcagcaggcgcaGCAGATGGGTCAGCCGGGATCCCACTACGGACCCACCGGCAACGGACCAGCTTCCAACGGCCTGCCACCGCAGGTGAACCCACAGATTCCGCCGGCTCCGCAGCAGCCGCAACAACAACAGtttcagcagcagcagcagcagcaatatcAGCAGATGGTCCAGGTCCAGGCGGGCTATGCGCCCTCTCAG CAGTATCAGCAACCCCACTACGTGCTCTCCAATTCTAATCCCAATCTCACTGTGCACCAATACCCGACACAGCAGCCTCAgccgccgcagcagcagcaagcGCCACAGCCGCCGCTCCAGAACGGTGGGATGTACATGGTGGGCCATGGCCACCTTCCGAGCTCCGCGAGCGCCAACAGTGTCGTGTACGCCAGCCAGCAGCAGATGCTCCCGCAGGCGCATCCGCAGGCACCTCAAGCGCCGGCGATGCCGGGACCGGGCTATGGAGGTCCTCCGATCCCTCCACCCCAGCAGCAGCCGGAGAATCCCTACGGACAGGTGCCCATGCCGCCGCCAATGAATCCGTCGCAACAACAGCAGCCCGGCCAGGTGCCTCTCAACCGAATGAGCAGCCAGGGTGGACAGGGTGGCCCACCGGCCCCTGCTCCGCCCCCGCCACCACCTAGTTTTGGTGGAGCTGCTGGAGGAGGTCCTCCGCCTCCGGCTCCTCCACAAATGTTTAATGGCGCACCGCCGCCGCCAGCCATGGGTGGCGGAGCACCGCCGGCTCCTCCGGCGCCTCCAGCTATGGGAGGCGGACCACCACCGCCTCCGGGTGGACCAGGAGcaccaccacctccacctCCGCCGCCGGGATTGGGAGGAGCGCCCAAGAAGGATGATCCCCAGGCCGATCTCATGGGCTCACTAGCTTCACAGCTCCAACAGTTCAAGCTCAAAAAGAATAAG ACCACCACCTCTGCTCCGGAGAATAGCGGCAGCAGCACCTCCAGCGGAGGCAGCGGCAACTATGGAACCATCGGACGCAGCTCAGCCAACGGCATGGCCTCAATGATGGACGAGATGGCTAAGACGCTGGCACGACGACGCGCCCAAGCGGAGAAGAAGGAT CCCGATCCTGAGCCCGAGATGAAGAAGCGACCCTGGGAGAAGTCCAACACACTTCCCCACAAGTTGAGCGGCGGCGCTGGCAGCGGAGCAGCTGGAAATGGCCATGAAGGAGCGAACGGGAACTCGGGCGGAGCTGGAAGCAACACAACGAATAGTGGCGGAGAGTCCCCACGGCCCATGCGCAAACGTTTCGGTAGTGCCAGCGAGGAGACCATTCTCAAG CAGGTCAATGGCGATGGCCTGTCGCTGGCGCTGTCCAATGGCGACTTGGACACCTTGAAGGCTGAGATAGTGCGCGAAATGCGACTGGAAATCCAGAAGGTCAAAAACGAGATCATAGATG ctatcaaatcGGAATTCAATCGAAGATAG
- the ena gene encoding protein enabled isoform X8, with the protein MGNICPTEPLEGSLPNSEQSIIGARASVMVYDDNQKKWVPSGSSSGLSKVQIYHHQQNNTFRVVGRKLQDHEVVINCSILKGLKYNQATATFHQWRDSKFVYGLNFSSQNDAENFARAMMHALEVLSGRVANNPGGPPTNGNGYEEDMGYRTMTSEDAAILRQNNSIGGHVTPSAQTPTSQTNQNSIPQSPPTPQGHHRTSRNSLSAPPAPQPQQQQQQAQQMGQPGSHYGPTGNGPASNGLPPQVNPQIPPAPQQPQQQQFQQQQQQQYQQMVQVQAGYAPSQQYQQPHYVLSNSNPNLTVHQYPTQQPQPPQQQQAPQPPLQNGGMYMVGHGHLPSSASANSVVYASQQQMLPQAHPQAPQAPAMPGPGYGGPPIPPPQQQPENPYGQVPMPPPMNPSQQQQPGQVPLNRMSSQGGQGGPPAPAPPPPPPSFGGAAGGGPPPPAPPQMFNGAPPPPAMGGGAPPAPPAPPAMGGGPPPPPGGPGAPPPPPPPPGLGGAPKKDDPQADLMGSLASQLQQFKLKKNKTTTSAPENSGSSTSSGGSGNYGTIGRSSANGMASMMDEMAKTLARRRAQAEKKDPDPEPEMKKRPWEKSNTLPHKLSGGAGSGAAGNGHEGANGNSGGAGSNTTNSGGESPRPMRKRFGSASEETILKQVNGDGLSLALSNGDLDTLKAEIVREMRLEIQKVKNEIIDAIKSEFNRR; encoded by the exons TGAGCAGAGTATTATCGGGGCCCGGGCCTCTGTGATGGTGTACGATGACAACCAGAAGAAATGGGTGCCCTCGGGCAGTTCGTCGGGATTGAGCAAGGTGCAGATCTACCATCACCAGCAGAACAACACCTTCAGGGTGGTGGGGCGAAAACTGCAGGATCACGAGGTGGTGATCAACTGTTCCATTCTGAAGGGACTGAAGTACAACCAGGCCACGGCTACTTTTCATCAGTGGCGCGACTCGAAATTCGTCTACGGGTTGAACTTCTCGAGCCAAAATGATGCGGAGAACTTTGCTAGGGCCATGATGCATGCCCTGGAA GTGCTCAGCGGTCGCGTGGCGAACAATCCAGGGGGACCGCCCACAAATGGCAATGGCTACGAGGAGGACATGGGCTATCGCACGATGACCAGCGAGGATGCGGCCATTCTGCGCCAGAACAACAGCATAGGTGGCCACGTCACGCCCTCGGCCCAGACGCCCACCTCGCAGACCAACCAGAACAGTATCCCCCAGAGCCCGCCGACGCCCCAGGGTCACCACCGCACCAGCAG GAATTCCCTCAGCGCCCCACCGGCACCACAGccccagcaacagcagcagcaggcgcaGCAGATGGGTCAGCCGGGATCCCACTACGGACCCACCGGCAACGGACCAGCTTCCAACGGCCTGCCACCGCAGGTGAACCCACAGATTCCGCCGGCTCCGCAGCAGCCGCAACAACAACAGtttcagcagcagcagcagcagcaatatcAGCAGATGGTCCAGGTCCAGGCGGGCTATGCGCCCTCTCAG CAGTATCAGCAACCCCACTACGTGCTCTCCAATTCTAATCCCAATCTCACTGTGCACCAATACCCGACACAGCAGCCTCAgccgccgcagcagcagcaagcGCCACAGCCGCCGCTCCAGAACGGTGGGATGTACATGGTGGGCCATGGCCACCTTCCGAGCTCCGCGAGCGCCAACAGTGTCGTGTACGCCAGCCAGCAGCAGATGCTCCCGCAGGCGCATCCGCAGGCACCTCAAGCGCCGGCGATGCCGGGACCGGGCTATGGAGGTCCTCCGATCCCTCCACCCCAGCAGCAGCCGGAGAATCCCTACGGACAGGTGCCCATGCCGCCGCCAATGAATCCGTCGCAACAACAGCAGCCCGGCCAGGTGCCTCTCAACCGAATGAGCAGCCAGGGTGGACAGGGTGGCCCACCGGCCCCTGCTCCGCCCCCGCCACCACCTAGTTTTGGTGGAGCTGCTGGAGGAGGTCCTCCGCCTCCGGCTCCTCCACAAATGTTTAATGGCGCACCGCCGCCGCCAGCCATGGGTGGCGGAGCACCGCCGGCTCCTCCGGCGCCTCCAGCTATGGGAGGCGGACCACCACCGCCTCCGGGTGGACCAGGAGcaccaccacctccacctCCGCCGCCGGGATTGGGAGGAGCGCCCAAGAAGGATGATCCCCAGGCCGATCTCATGGGCTCACTAGCTTCACAGCTCCAACAGTTCAAGCTCAAAAAGAATAAG ACCACCACCTCTGCTCCGGAGAATAGCGGCAGCAGCACCTCCAGCGGAGGCAGCGGCAACTATGGAACCATCGGACGCAGCTCAGCCAACGGCATGGCCTCAATGATGGACGAGATGGCTAAGACGCTGGCACGACGACGCGCCCAAGCGGAGAAGAAGGAT CCCGATCCTGAGCCCGAGATGAAGAAGCGACCCTGGGAGAAGTCCAACACACTTCCCCACAAGTTGAGCGGCGGCGCTGGCAGCGGAGCAGCTGGAAATGGCCATGAAGGAGCGAACGGGAACTCGGGCGGAGCTGGAAGCAACACAACGAATAGTGGCGGAGAGTCCCCACGGCCCATGCGCAAACGTTTCGGTAGTGCCAGCGAGGAGACCATTCTCAAG CAGGTCAATGGCGATGGCCTGTCGCTGGCGCTGTCCAATGGCGACTTGGACACCTTGAAGGCTGAGATAGTGCGCGAAATGCGACTGGAAATCCAGAAGGTCAAAAACGAGATCATAGATG ctatcaaatcGGAATTCAATCGAAGATAG
- the ena gene encoding protein enabled isoform X7, with protein MAMKKLYAKTSFTSKKPSGAANSSPILAYHQQPGNGMCEFQVAPVHSGELIRRSQSMHHKVSPPVGGLGSKSEYYSIEELQELDLLDYRHPMYHHYQQQELRQRYHEHEQLVLQLPKASPKPGPIYEAPQRSQQQQQDQMFEQSIIGARASVMVYDDNQKKWVPSGSSSGLSKVQIYHHQQNNTFRVVGRKLQDHEVVINCSILKGLKYNQATATFHQWRDSKFVYGLNFSSQNDAENFARAMMHALEVLSGRVANNPGGPPTNGNGYEEDMGYRTMTSEDAAILRQNNSIGGHVTPSAQTPTSQTNQNSIPQSPPTPQGHHRTSSAPPAPQPQQQQQQAQQMGQPGSHYGPTGNGPASNGLPPQVNPQIPPAPQQPQQQQFQQQQQQQYQQMVQVQAGYAPSQQPQPPQQQQAPQPPLQNGGMYMVGHGHLPSSASANSVVYASQQQMLPQAHPQAPQAPAMPGPGYGGPPIPPPQQQPENPYGQVPMPPPMNPSQQQQPGQVPLNRMSSQGGQGGPPAPAPPPPPPSFGGAAGGGPPPPAPPQMFNGAPPPPAMGGGAPPAPPAPPAMGGGPPPPPGGPGAPPPPPPPPGLGGAPKKDDPQADLMGSLASQLQQFKLKKNKTTTSAPENSGSSTSSGGSGNYGTIGRSSANGMASMMDEMAKTLARRRAQAEKKDPDPEPEMKKRPWEKSNTLPHKLSGGAGSGAAGNGHEGANGNSGGAGSNTTNSGGESPRPMRKRFGSASEETILKQVNGDGLSLALSNGDLDTLKAEIVREMRLEIQKVKNEIIDAIKSEFNRR; from the exons ATGGCCATGAAGAAGCTCTATGCCAAGACCTCGTTCACCAGCAAGAAGCCCTCGGGTGCCGCCAATTCCTCGCCGATTTTGGCCTATCACCAGCAGCCGGGAAATGGCATGTGTGAATTTCAGGTGGCCCCCGTCCATTCCGGGGAGCTGATCCGCCGCAGCCAGAGTATGCACCACAAGGTGTCGCCTCCAGTCGGTGGCTTGGGCTCGAAGTCGGAGTACTACAGCATAGAGGAGCTGCAGGAGCTGGACTTACTGGACTATCGCCATCCCATGTACCATCATTATCAGCAGCAGGAGTTGAGGCAGCGCTACCATGAGCACGAGCAGTTGGTGTTGCAGTTACCCAAGGCTAGTCCGAAGCCAGGACCCATCTATGAGGCGCCCCAGAGatctcagcagcagcagcaggatcAGATGTT TGAGCAGAGTATTATCGGGGCCCGGGCCTCTGTGATGGTGTACGATGACAACCAGAAGAAATGGGTGCCCTCGGGCAGTTCGTCGGGATTGAGCAAGGTGCAGATCTACCATCACCAGCAGAACAACACCTTCAGGGTGGTGGGGCGAAAACTGCAGGATCACGAGGTGGTGATCAACTGTTCCATTCTGAAGGGACTGAAGTACAACCAGGCCACGGCTACTTTTCATCAGTGGCGCGACTCGAAATTCGTCTACGGGTTGAACTTCTCGAGCCAAAATGATGCGGAGAACTTTGCTAGGGCCATGATGCATGCCCTGGAA GTGCTCAGCGGTCGCGTGGCGAACAATCCAGGGGGACCGCCCACAAATGGCAATGGCTACGAGGAGGACATGGGCTATCGCACGATGACCAGCGAGGATGCGGCCATTCTGCGCCAGAACAACAGCATAGGTGGCCACGTCACGCCCTCGGCCCAGACGCCCACCTCGCAGACCAACCAGAACAGTATCCCCCAGAGCCCGCCGACGCCCCAGGGTCACCACCGCACCAGCAG CGCCCCACCGGCACCACAGccccagcaacagcagcagcaggcgcaGCAGATGGGTCAGCCGGGATCCCACTACGGACCCACCGGCAACGGACCAGCTTCCAACGGCCTGCCACCGCAGGTGAACCCACAGATTCCGCCGGCTCCGCAGCAGCCGCAACAACAACAGtttcagcagcagcagcagcagcaatatcAGCAGATGGTCCAGGTCCAGGCGGGCTATGCGCCCTCTCAG CAGCCTCAgccgccgcagcagcagcaagcGCCACAGCCGCCGCTCCAGAACGGTGGGATGTACATGGTGGGCCATGGCCACCTTCCGAGCTCCGCGAGCGCCAACAGTGTCGTGTACGCCAGCCAGCAGCAGATGCTCCCGCAGGCGCATCCGCAGGCACCTCAAGCGCCGGCGATGCCGGGACCGGGCTATGGAGGTCCTCCGATCCCTCCACCCCAGCAGCAGCCGGAGAATCCCTACGGACAGGTGCCCATGCCGCCGCCAATGAATCCGTCGCAACAACAGCAGCCCGGCCAGGTGCCTCTCAACCGAATGAGCAGCCAGGGTGGACAGGGTGGCCCACCGGCCCCTGCTCCGCCCCCGCCACCACCTAGTTTTGGTGGAGCTGCTGGAGGAGGTCCTCCGCCTCCGGCTCCTCCACAAATGTTTAATGGCGCACCGCCGCCGCCAGCCATGGGTGGCGGAGCACCGCCGGCTCCTCCGGCGCCTCCAGCTATGGGAGGCGGACCACCACCGCCTCCGGGTGGACCAGGAGcaccaccacctccacctCCGCCGCCGGGATTGGGAGGAGCGCCCAAGAAGGATGATCCCCAGGCCGATCTCATGGGCTCACTAGCTTCACAGCTCCAACAGTTCAAGCTCAAAAAGAATAAG ACCACCACCTCTGCTCCGGAGAATAGCGGCAGCAGCACCTCCAGCGGAGGCAGCGGCAACTATGGAACCATCGGACGCAGCTCAGCCAACGGCATGGCCTCAATGATGGACGAGATGGCTAAGACGCTGGCACGACGACGCGCCCAAGCGGAGAAGAAGGAT CCCGATCCTGAGCCCGAGATGAAGAAGCGACCCTGGGAGAAGTCCAACACACTTCCCCACAAGTTGAGCGGCGGCGCTGGCAGCGGAGCAGCTGGAAATGGCCATGAAGGAGCGAACGGGAACTCGGGCGGAGCTGGAAGCAACACAACGAATAGTGGCGGAGAGTCCCCACGGCCCATGCGCAAACGTTTCGGTAGTGCCAGCGAGGAGACCATTCTCAAG CAGGTCAATGGCGATGGCCTGTCGCTGGCGCTGTCCAATGGCGACTTGGACACCTTGAAGGCTGAGATAGTGCGCGAAATGCGACTGGAAATCCAGAAGGTCAAAAACGAGATCATAGATG ctatcaaatcGGAATTCAATCGAAGATAG
- the ena gene encoding protein enabled isoform X2 has product MAMKKLYAKTSFTSKKPSGAANSSPILAYHQQPGNGMCEFQVAPVHSGELIRRSQSMHHKVSPPVGGLGSKSEYYSIEELQELDLLDYRHPMYHHYQQQELRQRYHEHEQLVLQLPKASPKPGPIYEAPQRSQQQQQDQMFEQSIIGARASVMVYDDNQKKWVPSGSSSGLSKVQIYHHQQNNTFRVVGRKLQDHEVVINCSILKGLKYNQATATFHQWRDSKFVYGLNFSSQNDAENFARAMMHALEVLSGRVANNPGGPPTNGNGYEEDMGYRTMTSEDAAILRQNNSIGGHVTPSAQTPTSQTNQNSIPQSPPTPQGHHRTSRNSLSAPPAPQPQQQQQQAQQMGQPGSHYGPTGNGPASNGLPPQVNPQIPPAPQQPQQQQFQQQQQQQYQQMVQVQAGYAPSQQYQQPHYVLSNSNPNLTVHQYPTQQPQPPQQQQAPQPPLQNGGMYMVGHGHLPSSASANSVVYASQQQMLPQAHPQAPQAPAMPGPGYGGPPIPPPQQQPENPYGQVPMPPPMNPSQQQQPGQVPLNRMSSQGGQGGPPAPAPPPPPPSFGGAAGGGPPPPAPPQMFNGAPPPPAMGGGAPPAPPAPPAMGGGPPPPPGGPGAPPPPPPPPGLGGAPKKDDPQADLMGSLASQLQQFKLKKNKTTTSAPENSGSSTSSGGSGNYGTIGRSSANGMASMMDEMAKTLARRRAQAEKKDPDPEPEMKKRPWEKSNTLPHKLSGGAGSGAAGNGHEGANGNSGGAGSNTTNSGGESPRPMRKRFGSASEETILKQVNGDGLSLALSNGDLDTLKAEIVREMRLEIQKVKNEIIDAIKSEFNRR; this is encoded by the exons ATGGCCATGAAGAAGCTCTATGCCAAGACCTCGTTCACCAGCAAGAAGCCCTCGGGTGCCGCCAATTCCTCGCCGATTTTGGCCTATCACCAGCAGCCGGGAAATGGCATGTGTGAATTTCAGGTGGCCCCCGTCCATTCCGGGGAGCTGATCCGCCGCAGCCAGAGTATGCACCACAAGGTGTCGCCTCCAGTCGGTGGCTTGGGCTCGAAGTCGGAGTACTACAGCATAGAGGAGCTGCAGGAGCTGGACTTACTGGACTATCGCCATCCCATGTACCATCATTATCAGCAGCAGGAGTTGAGGCAGCGCTACCATGAGCACGAGCAGTTGGTGTTGCAGTTACCCAAGGCTAGTCCGAAGCCAGGACCCATCTATGAGGCGCCCCAGAGatctcagcagcagcagcaggatcAGATGTT TGAGCAGAGTATTATCGGGGCCCGGGCCTCTGTGATGGTGTACGATGACAACCAGAAGAAATGGGTGCCCTCGGGCAGTTCGTCGGGATTGAGCAAGGTGCAGATCTACCATCACCAGCAGAACAACACCTTCAGGGTGGTGGGGCGAAAACTGCAGGATCACGAGGTGGTGATCAACTGTTCCATTCTGAAGGGACTGAAGTACAACCAGGCCACGGCTACTTTTCATCAGTGGCGCGACTCGAAATTCGTCTACGGGTTGAACTTCTCGAGCCAAAATGATGCGGAGAACTTTGCTAGGGCCATGATGCATGCCCTGGAA GTGCTCAGCGGTCGCGTGGCGAACAATCCAGGGGGACCGCCCACAAATGGCAATGGCTACGAGGAGGACATGGGCTATCGCACGATGACCAGCGAGGATGCGGCCATTCTGCGCCAGAACAACAGCATAGGTGGCCACGTCACGCCCTCGGCCCAGACGCCCACCTCGCAGACCAACCAGAACAGTATCCCCCAGAGCCCGCCGACGCCCCAGGGTCACCACCGCACCAGCAG GAATTCCCTCAGCGCCCCACCGGCACCACAGccccagcaacagcagcagcaggcgcaGCAGATGGGTCAGCCGGGATCCCACTACGGACCCACCGGCAACGGACCAGCTTCCAACGGCCTGCCACCGCAGGTGAACCCACAGATTCCGCCGGCTCCGCAGCAGCCGCAACAACAACAGtttcagcagcagcagcagcagcaatatcAGCAGATGGTCCAGGTCCAGGCGGGCTATGCGCCCTCTCAG CAGTATCAGCAACCCCACTACGTGCTCTCCAATTCTAATCCCAATCTCACTGTGCACCAATACCCGACACAGCAGCCTCAgccgccgcagcagcagcaagcGCCACAGCCGCCGCTCCAGAACGGTGGGATGTACATGGTGGGCCATGGCCACCTTCCGAGCTCCGCGAGCGCCAACAGTGTCGTGTACGCCAGCCAGCAGCAGATGCTCCCGCAGGCGCATCCGCAGGCACCTCAAGCGCCGGCGATGCCGGGACCGGGCTATGGAGGTCCTCCGATCCCTCCACCCCAGCAGCAGCCGGAGAATCCCTACGGACAGGTGCCCATGCCGCCGCCAATGAATCCGTCGCAACAACAGCAGCCCGGCCAGGTGCCTCTCAACCGAATGAGCAGCCAGGGTGGACAGGGTGGCCCACCGGCCCCTGCTCCGCCCCCGCCACCACCTAGTTTTGGTGGAGCTGCTGGAGGAGGTCCTCCGCCTCCGGCTCCTCCACAAATGTTTAATGGCGCACCGCCGCCGCCAGCCATGGGTGGCGGAGCACCGCCGGCTCCTCCGGCGCCTCCAGCTATGGGAGGCGGACCACCACCGCCTCCGGGTGGACCAGGAGcaccaccacctccacctCCGCCGCCGGGATTGGGAGGAGCGCCCAAGAAGGATGATCCCCAGGCCGATCTCATGGGCTCACTAGCTTCACAGCTCCAACAGTTCAAGCTCAAAAAGAATAAG ACCACCACCTCTGCTCCGGAGAATAGCGGCAGCAGCACCTCCAGCGGAGGCAGCGGCAACTATGGAACCATCGGACGCAGCTCAGCCAACGGCATGGCCTCAATGATGGACGAGATGGCTAAGACGCTGGCACGACGACGCGCCCAAGCGGAGAAGAAGGAT CCCGATCCTGAGCCCGAGATGAAGAAGCGACCCTGGGAGAAGTCCAACACACTTCCCCACAAGTTGAGCGGCGGCGCTGGCAGCGGAGCAGCTGGAAATGGCCATGAAGGAGCGAACGGGAACTCGGGCGGAGCTGGAAGCAACACAACGAATAGTGGCGGAGAGTCCCCACGGCCCATGCGCAAACGTTTCGGTAGTGCCAGCGAGGAGACCATTCTCAAG CAGGTCAATGGCGATGGCCTGTCGCTGGCGCTGTCCAATGGCGACTTGGACACCTTGAAGGCTGAGATAGTGCGCGAAATGCGACTGGAAATCCAGAAGGTCAAAAACGAGATCATAGATG ctatcaaatcGGAATTCAATCGAAGATAG